In a single window of the Nodularia spumigena CCY9414 genome:
- a CDS encoding tubulin-like doman-containing protein codes for MTQASAKQTQYRGINRTICIGLGGTGRDVLMRIRRLIVDRYGDLNNLPIVSFVHIDTDKAATQVTGIRTGSTYHGVDLNFKEAEKVSATMSSHEVTMFVEGLERRSEYSSYGPYDHIGIWFPPQLLRNIKAIEEGAKGIRPVGRLAFFHNYQRIKTVIETAEKRTRGHESFLLTSGLKIEPGLSIFVVGSLCGGTGSGMFLDVAYSLRNIYSEQGARIFGYLVISPELYGNTSNMSANTYAALKELNHYSNPGTEFAACYDIENLSIIKEKRPPFDYAYLLSHQTGSEYEILTQGKLCNVIAHKIALEFSGELGSVIKGNRDNFLQHIIQSDKHPRPNNQRYLTFGLSAIYFPRDTIIQIALTKVSSELVKFWLNGKGQSPDPLNLLEQFLIQHHWQNDLAKRDGLTNKLSESVEESHKTFSNSIKTWQNKLSRLIAECKNKDDRVNIRQQLSGEFYKQFRTVQPGETESNRGYWLTKLIQTAPKIIKELSNNIDDYFIQLLTPIEANFSIKNTRNWLDALQHELQKYQLDLQEKITEFGGMKRLEDVERKWDNAEQIIEELENKLGIPFVNIKNIQFHDECKKVIQEVCKILRHNFELTVVQETLKIVNQLQKHVQDREKQIAAFSSLVEDLQTAYDKEERELKQLNFDEMSGEAIFDTEDIELCYQTMLPENDVRPQLVLASSAPTEETGRGASLAFFLNMERTTHSQLKQEIDLKVDSLFAFRGSNIVTSVIKRFMKKYSSSAGSTRLAQIIQEAQPLLRLNLNDPYFRDDPAKSSKLVGYKDTDESDVREFKKLLTQDLGVSTTVLKAMQADDEILIVNEYAGFPLRLISSLERMRNPYLREQHSPTSFLHNDYRASFPDIIPPDARRMEELEDIFYPCVALELLKENQENQELEFQHYDSFQDSYYTVSLSSHWMEALEDLANNRNMAETLKKILDDAIAQMQNNPHLWENEYLPKLRQFPEKLKKIPEDSPNFPYIQTVYVSPDNIQPTVREGVINRFWKKMEARFRNQNSPQSNHQTGTQKAIAGEIVPSYSEDNNDNQNQEKLRSELARLKELFDSNLIPQEYYNIQMQKIVEKYLT; via the coding sequence ATGACTCAAGCATCTGCAAAACAAACTCAATATAGAGGAATTAATCGCACAATTTGTATCGGTTTAGGTGGAACTGGTAGAGATGTTTTAATGCGAATTAGACGCTTAATAGTTGACCGCTATGGAGATTTAAATAACTTACCAATTGTCAGTTTTGTTCACATTGACACAGATAAAGCTGCAACCCAAGTTACAGGAATTAGAACAGGAAGTACCTATCATGGTGTTGATTTAAATTTTAAAGAAGCTGAGAAAGTCAGTGCTACCATGTCATCTCATGAAGTGACTATGTTTGTCGAAGGACTAGAACGGCGTTCAGAATATAGTAGTTACGGACCTTATGATCATATTGGCATTTGGTTTCCTCCTCAATTATTGCGAAATATTAAAGCAATTGAAGAAGGTGCAAAAGGTATTAGACCTGTAGGAAGACTGGCTTTTTTTCACAACTACCAAAGAATTAAAACAGTAATTGAAACCGCAGAAAAACGCACGAGGGGACATGAATCATTCTTGTTGACATCAGGTCTCAAAATAGAACCTGGATTAAGTATTTTTGTTGTCGGTTCTCTTTGCGGTGGGACAGGAAGCGGAATGTTTTTGGATGTTGCTTATAGTCTGAGAAATATTTATAGTGAACAAGGCGCTCGGATTTTTGGCTATTTAGTAATTAGTCCAGAATTGTATGGTAATACGTCTAACATGAGTGCGAACACTTATGCTGCATTAAAAGAATTAAATCATTATAGCAATCCTGGTACAGAATTTGCAGCTTGTTATGATATTGAAAATTTATCAATTATTAAAGAAAAACGTCCACCCTTTGATTATGCTTATTTGCTATCTCATCAAACAGGGAGTGAATATGAAATTCTCACCCAAGGTAAGCTATGTAATGTGATTGCTCATAAAATAGCTCTAGAATTTTCTGGTGAACTAGGTTCAGTAATTAAAGGTAATCGAGATAATTTCCTTCAACACATAATTCAGTCCGACAAACATCCACGTCCTAATAACCAAAGATACTTAACATTTGGACTATCAGCAATTTATTTTCCTCGTGATACGATTATCCAAATTGCCTTAACGAAAGTCAGTTCAGAGTTAGTCAAATTTTGGTTAAATGGTAAAGGTCAAAGTCCCGATCCTTTAAACTTACTTGAGCAATTTTTGATTCAGCATCACTGGCAAAATGACTTAGCAAAACGAGATGGATTAACTAATAAACTATCTGAATCTGTAGAAGAATCTCACAAGACTTTTAGTAATAGTATCAAAACTTGGCAGAATAAATTGTCACGTTTAATTGCTGAATGTAAAAATAAAGATGACCGTGTAAATATTCGTCAACAGTTATCTGGAGAATTTTACAAGCAATTTCGCACGGTTCAACCAGGAGAAACGGAAAGTAATCGCGGCTATTGGTTGACAAAATTAATTCAGACTGCTCCTAAAATTATCAAGGAACTTAGCAATAATATTGATGATTATTTCATTCAATTACTCACACCAATAGAAGCTAATTTTTCTATTAAAAATACCCGTAACTGGCTCGATGCTCTGCAACATGAATTGCAGAAATATCAACTAGATTTGCAAGAAAAAATTACAGAGTTTGGGGGAATGAAGCGATTAGAAGATGTAGAAAGAAAGTGGGATAATGCCGAACAAATAATTGAAGAACTTGAAAATAAGCTAGGTATTCCCTTTGTGAATATCAAAAATATACAATTTCACGACGAATGTAAAAAAGTCATCCAGGAAGTTTGTAAAATTCTTAGACATAATTTTGAACTCACAGTGGTACAAGAGACACTAAAAATTGTCAATCAGTTACAAAAGCACGTTCAAGATAGAGAAAAACAAATTGCTGCTTTTAGCAGTTTAGTAGAGGATTTACAAACTGCTTATGACAAAGAGGAACGAGAATTAAAACAGTTAAATTTTGACGAAATGAGTGGTGAGGCAATTTTTGATACTGAAGATATAGAACTTTGCTATCAAACAATGCTACCAGAAAATGATGTTCGTCCTCAGTTGGTATTAGCAAGTTCAGCACCTACCGAAGAAACTGGTAGAGGAGCATCTTTGGCATTTTTTCTGAATATGGAACGCACTACGCACTCTCAGCTAAAACAAGAAATTGACCTAAAAGTTGATAGTTTATTTGCTTTTCGTGGTAGCAATATTGTTACTTCTGTGATTAAACGCTTCATGAAAAAATATTCCTCATCTGCTGGTTCAACTCGTTTAGCGCAAATTATCCAAGAAGCTCAACCCCTCTTGCGTTTAAATTTAAATGATCCTTATTTCCGCGATGATCCTGCTAAAAGTAGTAAATTAGTAGGATATAAAGATACAGATGAATCAGATGTGAGAGAGTTTAAAAAACTGCTAACACAAGATTTAGGAGTTTCTACAACTGTGTTAAAAGCAATGCAAGCAGATGATGAAATTTTAATTGTAAATGAGTATGCTGGGTTTCCTTTGAGATTAATTAGTAGTTTGGAACGAATGAGAAACCCATATTTACGAGAACAGCATTCTCCGACATCTTTTTTGCATAATGATTATCGCGCTTCCTTTCCTGATATTATCCCACCTGATGCTAGAAGGATGGAAGAATTGGAGGATATTTTTTATCCTTGTGTAGCATTGGAGTTGTTAAAAGAAAATCAGGAAAATCAGGAATTAGAATTTCAACATTATGATTCTTTCCAAGACAGTTATTATACTGTATCTTTGAGTTCACATTGGATGGAAGCTTTGGAAGACTTGGCCAATAACCGCAATATGGCTGAAACTTTAAAGAAGATTTTGGATGATGCGATCGCTCAAATGCAAAATAATCCTCACCTATGGGAAAATGAATATCTACCCAAACTGCGTCAATTTCCAGAGAAGCTGAAAAAAATTCCCGAAGATAGTCCCAATTTTCCCTATATACAAACAGTATATGTCTCACCAGATAATATTCAACCTACAGTTAGAGAGGGGGTGATAAATCGTTTTTGGAAGAAGATGGAAGCAAGATTTAGAAACCAAAATTCACCTCAATCCAATCATCAGACAGGAACTCAAAAAGCTATTGCTGGTGAAATAGTTCCTAGTTATTCTGAAGATAATAACGATAATCAAAATCAAGAAAAATTACGTTCAGAATTAGCACGGTTAAAAGAATTGTTTGATAGTAACTTGATTCCTCAAGAATACTATAATATACAAATGCAAAAAATAGTCGAAAAATATCTCACCTAA
- a CDS encoding NAD(P)H-quinone oxidoreductase subunit 5, with protein sequence MELIYEYAWLIPVFPLLGAMLVGLGLISLNQVTNRLRQLNAVLIISLMGAAMSFSLALLWSQIQGHAPYLRTLEWAAAGNFHLRMGYTIDHLTALMLVIVTTVALLVMVYTDGYMAHDPGYVRFYAYLSLFGSSMLGLVISPNLVQIYIFWELVGMCSYLLVGFWYDRKAAADACQKAFVTNRVGDFGLLLGILGLFWATGSFDFGVMGDRLAQLVETGSISNFLAILLAILVFLGPVAKSAQFPLHVWLPDAMEGPTPISALIHAATMVAAGVFLIARMYPVFEHIPAAMNVIAFTGAFTAFLGASIAITQNDIKKGLAYSTISQLGYMVMAMGLGSYSAGLFHLMTHAYFKAMLFLGSGSVIHGMEGVVGHDPALAQDMRLMGGMRKYMPITGITFLIGCLAISGVPPFAGFWSKDEILGNAFEVSPLLWLIGWLTAGITAFYMFRMYFMTFEGKFRGTDEKIKAKLKKAAAPMVVELDSAALAPNFGPGAMKQGELAANAHDSHEHHSDTPHESPWTMTLPLALLAIPSMLIGLVGTPYANYFEEFIFPPSETLTEVLEKAAEFNPTEFYVMAGASVGISLIGITLASLMYLRRKIDPAAIASQIKPLYDLSLNKWYFDDIYHRVFVLGLRRLARQVMEVDFRVVDGAVNLTGFFTLVSGEGLKYLENGRAQFYALIIFGAVLGLVIVFGVT encoded by the coding sequence ATGGAACTAATCTATGAATATGCCTGGCTAATTCCAGTATTTCCACTTTTAGGGGCAATGCTGGTTGGTCTAGGGTTAATTTCTTTAAATCAGGTGACAAACCGCCTGCGACAACTCAACGCTGTATTGATCATCTCCTTGATGGGAGCAGCTATGAGTTTCTCGTTGGCCTTGCTGTGGAGTCAAATTCAAGGACACGCGCCTTACCTCCGCACCCTCGAATGGGCAGCAGCAGGCAATTTTCACCTGAGAATGGGCTACACTATCGACCACTTAACAGCCCTGATGCTGGTGATTGTCACCACGGTAGCGCTATTAGTCATGGTCTACACCGATGGCTATATGGCTCATGACCCAGGATATGTCAGGTTTTACGCCTATCTCAGTTTATTTGGTTCCTCCATGTTGGGTCTAGTAATTAGCCCCAACTTGGTGCAAATTTACATATTCTGGGAACTGGTGGGGATGTGTTCTTACTTGCTGGTCGGCTTTTGGTACGATCGCAAAGCCGCAGCCGATGCTTGTCAAAAGGCATTTGTCACCAACCGGGTGGGTGACTTTGGTCTGCTACTAGGCATCCTGGGACTGTTCTGGGCCACAGGAAGCTTTGATTTTGGGGTGATGGGCGATCGCCTAGCACAACTGGTAGAAACAGGTTCTATCAGCAATTTTCTCGCCATCCTGTTGGCGATTTTGGTGTTCTTAGGGCCAGTGGCCAAATCCGCCCAATTTCCTCTGCACGTCTGGCTACCAGATGCAATGGAAGGTCCCACACCCATTTCTGCCCTGATTCACGCCGCCACAATGGTAGCAGCCGGTGTGTTCCTGATTGCCCGGATGTACCCCGTTTTTGAACACATCCCAGCCGCCATGAACGTCATTGCCTTTACCGGGGCATTTACGGCGTTTTTAGGGGCTAGCATTGCTATCACCCAAAATGACATTAAAAAGGGTCTCGCTTACTCCACCATCTCCCAATTAGGCTACATGGTGATGGCGATGGGATTAGGCTCATACAGTGCGGGATTATTCCACCTGATGACTCACGCCTACTTTAAGGCGATGTTGTTCTTGGGTTCTGGTTCTGTGATTCACGGTATGGAAGGCGTTGTCGGTCATGACCCCGCTTTAGCGCAGGATATGCGCTTGATGGGAGGAATGCGAAAGTATATGCCCATTACTGGCATTACCTTCTTGATTGGTTGCTTGGCCATTTCCGGTGTGCCACCTTTTGCCGGTTTCTGGTCAAAAGATGAAATTCTCGGTAATGCTTTTGAAGTCAGCCCCCTGCTGTGGTTGATTGGCTGGTTAACTGCCGGAATTACCGCTTTCTATATGTTTAGAATGTACTTCATGACATTTGAAGGCAAATTCCGGGGGACTGACGAGAAAATCAAGGCTAAACTCAAAAAAGCCGCCGCTCCAATGGTTGTGGAATTAGATTCAGCCGCACTAGCACCTAATTTTGGCCCTGGGGCGATGAAGCAAGGAGAATTGGCAGCAAATGCTCATGACTCCCACGAACATCACAGCGACACTCCCCATGAATCGCCGTGGACGATGACTTTGCCTTTGGCGCTGTTGGCTATTCCTTCAATGTTGATTGGTTTGGTGGGGACACCTTACGCCAATTACTTCGAGGAGTTTATATTTCCTCCTAGCGAAACCCTCACCGAAGTTTTGGAAAAAGCTGCTGAGTTCAACCCCACGGAATTTTACGTCATGGCGGGGGCTTCAGTGGGTATTTCCTTAATTGGTATTACCTTGGCTTCGCTGATGTACTTGCGGCGTAAAATTGACCCAGCTGCGATCGCATCTCAAATCAAACCACTTTACGATCTATCCCTCAACAAGTGGTACTTCGATGACATTTACCATCGTGTCTTTGTTCTGGGCTTACGTCGTCTAGCCAGACAAGTCATGGAAGTTGACTTCCGCGTGGTAGATGGTGCTGTTAACCTCACAGGCTTTTTCACCCTCGTCAGTGGTGAAGGTCTGAAATACTTAGAAAATGGTCGCGCTCAATTCTATGCCTTAATTATCTTTGGGGCTGTTTTGGGCTTGGTGATAGTTTTTGGTGTAACTTGA
- a CDS encoding NAD(P)H-quinone oxidoreductase subunit 4, which produces MNTVNFPWLTTIILLPIAASLLIPIIPDKDGKTVRWYSLIVGLIDFALIVYAFSNAYDFSNPDLQMVESYPWVTQLDLNWSVGADGLSMPLIILTGFISTLAILAAWPVTFKPKLFYFLILAMYGGQIAVFAVQDMLLFFLVWELELVPIYFLLSIWGGKKRQYAATKFILYTAGGSLFILLSALTMGFYGDTVTFDMRALALKDFALNFQLALYAGFLIAYAVKLPIIPLHTWLPDAHGEATAPVHMLLAGILLKMGGYALIRMNAQMLPDAHAYFAPVLVVLGVVNIIYAALTSFAQRNLKRKIAYSSISHMGFVLIGIASFTDLGLSGAVLQMVSHGLIGASLFFLVGATYDRTHTLMLDEMGGVGKRMKKIFAMFTTCSMASLALPGMSGFVAELMIFVGFATSDAYSSTFKVIVVFLMAVGVILTPIYLLSMLREIFYGEENEELVSHQALIDAEPREVFIVACLLVPIISIGFYPKLLTQMYDATTVQLTARLRDSVPTLAQQKEVPQISSLKAPEIVR; this is translated from the coding sequence ATGAATACAGTTAATTTCCCGTGGCTGACGACCATTATTTTGTTACCGATAGCCGCGTCGCTACTGATTCCCATCATCCCAGATAAAGACGGCAAAACAGTGCGCTGGTATTCCCTCATTGTGGGGTTAATAGATTTTGCACTAATTGTTTACGCTTTTTCTAATGCTTACGACTTCTCCAATCCAGATTTACAGATGGTGGAGAGTTACCCCTGGGTGACTCAATTGGATTTAAATTGGTCAGTAGGGGCTGATGGCTTGTCCATGCCTCTAATTATTTTGACTGGGTTTATTTCCACCCTGGCGATTTTAGCAGCTTGGCCTGTAACGTTCAAGCCAAAACTATTTTATTTCTTGATTCTGGCGATGTATGGCGGTCAAATTGCCGTGTTCGCTGTTCAAGATATGCTGTTATTTTTCTTGGTGTGGGAACTGGAACTGGTACCGATTTACTTTCTGCTGTCGATTTGGGGAGGCAAAAAGCGACAATATGCAGCGACTAAATTTATTTTATACACTGCCGGTGGGTCGCTGTTTATTTTGCTGTCTGCCCTGACAATGGGATTTTACGGCGATACGGTAACGTTCGATATGCGCGCCTTGGCTTTGAAGGATTTCGCCCTCAATTTCCAGTTAGCCTTATACGCTGGGTTCCTGATTGCTTATGCAGTCAAGTTGCCGATTATTCCCCTGCATACGTGGCTACCAGATGCCCACGGTGAAGCTACAGCGCCAGTGCATATGTTGCTAGCCGGGATTTTGCTGAAAATGGGCGGTTACGCCTTAATTCGCATGAATGCCCAAATGCTGCCCGATGCTCATGCTTATTTTGCCCCTGTGTTAGTGGTTTTGGGGGTAGTAAATATCATCTACGCCGCCCTGACATCTTTCGCCCAGAGGAACCTGAAGCGGAAAATTGCCTACTCCTCAATTTCTCACATGGGGTTTGTCCTCATTGGTATTGCTTCGTTCACCGATTTAGGATTGAGTGGCGCAGTTTTACAAATGGTTTCCCACGGTTTAATTGGGGCGAGTTTGTTCTTCCTTGTGGGGGCGACTTATGACCGGACACACACCCTGATGTTAGATGAAATGGGTGGTGTCGGTAAGCGGATGAAAAAGATTTTCGCTATGTTCACCACCTGTTCAATGGCTTCTTTAGCATTGCCAGGAATGAGCGGTTTCGTAGCAGAATTAATGATCTTTGTCGGCTTTGCCACCAGCGATGCTTATAGCTCTACTTTTAAAGTTATCGTGGTGTTTTTGATGGCTGTTGGAGTCATTTTAACTCCAATTTATTTGCTGTCGATGTTGCGCGAAATTTTCTATGGTGAAGAAAACGAAGAGTTAGTTTCTCACCAAGCTTTGATTGATGCTGAACCCCGCGAAGTGTTTATCGTTGCTTGTTTGTTAGTGCCAATTATTAGTATTGGGTTTTATCCCAAGTTACTAACTCAGATGTATGACGCGACGACTGTACAGTTAACAGCAAGGTTGCGTGATTCTGTGCCGACTTTAGCACAGCAAAAAGAAGTGCCTCAGATTTCTTCTTTGAAAGCGCCGGAAATTGTTCGTTAA
- a CDS encoding vWA domain-containing protein — translation MTLTRITPGQLLTSRQKFGLDVVSIFGYGRRDVVLAIDITESVGLNDQGRIRLRQIVEDSLKPGDYVYIVPFAQDLVFDEVISIQNPLGTAIYFSHKNTENIDKVLAKIPFNYDPTRYGTDIQRAELTVYQGIAQINQNRLSKNQPIKPQSVVWITDAPLFTQPGISSKVWIETPANSPFRIAESPLSKERQNWIKALPLKERSLTITTQSNQDYKLSVVDINPTVQEFCTPAPGGQETCLVNPYLFKQLWLPSLILLLIFAAGVWSILKFNKLQKKWEVRIKLEDDEQQYRLPNNKKIAIGEDDASCLYSIECPGGKLEAYLERKGEKLYLVPKPDSKIELNNKKVSSRTLISSSNFTLNCPDKRQREYEIYIKIKK, via the coding sequence GTGACTTTGACAAGAATTACCCCTGGACAACTGCTGACTTCTAGGCAAAAATTCGGCTTAGATGTAGTCTCCATTTTTGGTTATGGAAGAAGGGATGTGGTCTTAGCAATTGATATTACCGAAAGTGTAGGTTTAAATGATCAAGGCCGTATCCGCTTACGTCAGATAGTTGAAGACAGTCTCAAACCTGGAGATTATGTTTACATTGTTCCTTTTGCTCAAGATTTAGTTTTCGATGAAGTTATATCTATTCAAAATCCATTAGGAACAGCTATATATTTTAGTCATAAAAATACAGAGAATATTGATAAAGTATTAGCCAAGATTCCTTTTAATTATGATCCTACCCGCTATGGAACAGATATTCAAAGAGCCGAATTAACTGTATATCAAGGTATAGCACAGATTAATCAAAATCGACTTTCTAAAAATCAACCAATTAAGCCGCAGTCGGTTGTTTGGATTACTGATGCACCGTTATTTACTCAACCAGGAATTAGTTCAAAGGTTTGGATAGAAACCCCTGCTAATAGTCCTTTTAGAATAGCAGAATCACCTCTAAGTAAAGAAAGACAAAATTGGATTAAGGCTTTACCTTTAAAAGAGCGATCGCTCACCATTACAACCCAATCTAATCAAGATTATAAACTATCTGTAGTCGATATCAATCCTACAGTTCAAGAATTTTGTACGCCAGCACCAGGAGGTCAAGAAACTTGTTTGGTGAATCCTTATTTATTCAAACAGCTATGGCTACCCAGTTTAATTTTATTACTAATATTTGCGGCTGGTGTTTGGAGCATATTAAAATTTAATAAATTGCAAAAAAAATGGGAGGTACGAATTAAGTTAGAAGATGATGAACAACAATATAGATTACCAAACAATAAAAAAATTGCAATTGGTGAAGACGATGCTAGCTGTCTATATTCTATTGAATGTCCAGGTGGAAAATTAGAAGCATATCTAGAACGTAAAGGAGAAAAGCTGTATTTAGTTCCAAAGCCAGACTCCAAAATTGAACTTAACAACAAAAAAGTTAGCTCACGGACTCTGATATCAAGTTCTAATTTTACCCTAAATTGTCCAGATAAACGCCAGCGTGAGTACGAGATTTATATCAAAATAAAAAAATAG
- a CDS encoding thioredoxin family protein has product MVLSVSERTFTQEVLQSPIPVLVNFEAPWCGLCRIIHPLLLQFNAQCGDQIKLVGVNADNNFKLANTYRLKSLPTLLLVENGIVRHRLESFRSKEDLRLALEEIKLTYKNRSKTYSNLATADLECRSA; this is encoded by the coding sequence ATGGTGTTGTCGGTTAGTGAGCGGACATTTACACAAGAAGTTTTACAATCTCCAATTCCTGTTTTAGTTAATTTTGAAGCCCCCTGGTGCGGCTTGTGTCGCATTATTCACCCTCTGTTATTGCAATTTAATGCTCAATGTGGTGATCAAATTAAGTTAGTAGGGGTTAATGCTGATAATAATTTTAAACTGGCTAACACCTATCGACTCAAATCATTGCCAACTTTACTGTTGGTGGAAAATGGCATTGTTCGGCATCGCCTAGAAAGTTTCCGTAGTAAAGAAGATTTACGTCTGGCTTTAGAAGAAATTAAACTTACTTACAAAAACCGTTCTAAAACATACAGTAATCTAGCAACAGCAGACTTAGAATGTCGTTCAGCATAA
- a CDS encoding phosphate-starvation-inducible PsiE family protein yields the protein MYKRSKSRFLFCDRWLDRHTIVRNMEAFQDLIVIVLCFGLFAVMLIQLWGIFIAIIQSVEYQQVTAKILFVLILVELFRLLMVYLQEHSISVGVAVEVTIVSLLREVVVHGALEISWVQTAAICGLLLVLGSLLLVCAKTPHMDCISANTKFCPITDKGGIERQNEHGC from the coding sequence ATGTACAAGCGCTCCAAGAGTCGATTTTTATTTTGCGATCGCTGGCTGGATAGACACACAATTGTTCGCAACATGGAAGCTTTCCAAGACTTAATTGTGATTGTCTTGTGTTTTGGTTTGTTCGCCGTCATGCTGATACAATTGTGGGGCATATTCATAGCCATCATTCAGTCAGTAGAATATCAACAGGTGACGGCAAAAATACTATTTGTGTTGATTTTGGTGGAGTTATTTCGGTTACTCATGGTTTACTTGCAAGAACATAGTATTTCTGTGGGGGTAGCAGTTGAAGTGACAATTGTATCTCTACTCCGGGAAGTCGTAGTTCACGGAGCTTTGGAGATTTCTTGGGTACAAACAGCAGCAATTTGTGGTTTGCTACTTGTTTTGGGTTCTTTACTACTTGTATGTGCCAAAACACCCCACATGGATTGCATCAGTGCTAATACAAAGTTTTGCCCTATTACCGATAAAGGAGGTATAGAAAGGCAAAATGAGCATGGATGCTAG
- a CDS encoding tetratricopeptide repeat protein, with protein sequence MKLPLYKYRIVGIVSLVMLGESMLFPSPSYPTPLVAQYSLPTSTTWLNQGLQAIQAGRLQDAIAAFQQATQLDPNLATAHYNLGLALRQTGKLKPAADAFYQATQADPQFAPAFANLGGALLEGSNLQQASDYLERAIELDPKLGFAHYNLGLVRQQQQDWERAIASFKKAMEYSKNAPEPPYHLGTSYLQQGKVNQARDAFFQAIKNNPQYPEAHYNLGMIWFNQGQLKEALAAFRKSAEANPNYPNAYYGAGLVFMAQKQYAEAVQVLQYAKDLYNVQGNPQWANNAEKLWRQAQNLNYQPR encoded by the coding sequence ATGAAATTACCATTATATAAATATCGTATAGTCGGGATAGTGAGTTTGGTAATGCTCGGTGAAAGTATGCTTTTCCCATCACCGAGTTACCCTACTCCCTTAGTGGCACAATATAGTTTACCAACATCCACAACTTGGTTAAACCAAGGTTTACAGGCAATTCAAGCGGGAAGGCTACAAGATGCGATCGCCGCTTTTCAGCAAGCAACTCAGCTAGATCCAAATTTAGCAACCGCCCATTATAACTTAGGGTTAGCATTACGACAAACCGGAAAATTAAAGCCTGCGGCTGATGCTTTTTATCAAGCCACACAAGCTGACCCCCAATTTGCCCCAGCCTTTGCGAATTTAGGGGGAGCGTTGTTAGAAGGAAGTAATTTACAGCAAGCCAGTGATTACTTAGAACGAGCCATAGAACTCGACCCCAAATTAGGTTTTGCTCACTATAACTTGGGATTGGTACGACAGCAGCAACAAGATTGGGAGAGAGCGATCGCATCTTTTAAAAAAGCGATGGAGTATAGTAAAAATGCCCCAGAACCTCCCTACCATCTGGGAACGTCTTATCTCCAGCAAGGTAAAGTTAATCAAGCCAGAGATGCCTTTTTTCAAGCCATCAAAAATAATCCCCAATATCCCGAAGCTCATTACAATCTCGGCATGATTTGGTTTAATCAAGGACAACTCAAAGAAGCATTAGCAGCTTTTAGAAAATCAGCCGAAGCTAATCCTAATTATCCCAATGCTTATTATGGTGCTGGGTTAGTTTTTATGGCACAAAAGCAATATGCAGAAGCGGTACAAGTATTACAATATGCCAAAGATTTATATAATGTTCAAGGTAATCCCCAATGGGCTAATAATGCCGAAAAATTGTGGCGACAAGCACAAAATTTAAATTACCAACCTCGCTGA